The DNA region GGTTGGTAGAATTTTTAATGTCTTTAAATTAAATATGTCAACTCAAGAAAGGAGATAAGTTATGTGTCATTTTTGTACAAAACATGGAGATGGCGGAAAATGGTTTGAAAATGCCGCTAATTTTGCAGCCAAGATGTACCAAAGTCGAAGAAACAAGACGGCAAAAGAAAGAAAGGAGATGGAAGAACAAGCAAAGAAAATGAAGTTCACCCAACATATGGGGAGTGAAGCATTTAAAATCGACCCTGAGACCGGTAAGATGATGCGTCCTCCTGCAAAACCTCAGCCGCCAACAATCATTGAAGATTTACAAAGCAAAGAAGGTGAAGAAAAACTCGAACTCAAACAGACGAGGACAGGTTTTCAATACATTGAAGAGAAGGACGGTTCTGTAAAGGTGCCAAAGGGAGTTGCTGTTGACTTGGATATTATGTTTACCGACCTTCTCAAAGAGGTTGTAGATGCGACAGGCGTTGATGTTACAAAGAAACCTCAACTTAAACGAAAAGTAGCAAGCTTTATGGGAAATTATCACTTTGGACAGGTTGTTACTCTTGAAGAAGTCCTTAAGATGGTAGAGTTGACATATCCAATCGGTCTGATGCAATGTATTTGCCGAAGGGAAACACGAGGTATGATGCGCAAGGGTGAAGCTAATTTCTGTATGTCCCTTGGCGTGGGAATATATAAATGGGAAAGATGGCCTGAAACATTCAGAGGATTGACTTTTTTGAGTGTTAAAGAGGCAAAGGATATGCTAAAGCATTTCAACAAAAAAGGTTATGTCCATTCCCTTTGGACCTTCAATGTGCCCTATATTGGAGGTATCTGCAACTGTGAATATCCTGTTTGTCAAGGAATAAGAGGAAGAATCGACTATGGAGTCGATTCGATCATCCTCAAGGGTGAATATTGCGCAAAGCCTGTGCTTGAAAATTGTACAGGATGCGGATATTGCCTTAAATATTGTCAATTTGGCGCAATGAGTATGAATTTGTCGCGCAATAAGGTATCTATCGATATGAAGAGATGTTTCGGTTGTGGTCAATGTGAAAAACATTGTCCAAACAGCGCAATAACAATGGTTGAAAGAAGGAAAACACCGGGTATCGCAGATATGTGGTAATTTAAAAATAAGGAGAAAATCGAAATGGCAGGAATGAATATCATCATTGACAAAGAAAAATGCAAAGTACCTGCGAAGTGCAGAAAATGCCTTGAGGTATGTCCTCAGGCGGTTTTTAAGCTTCATCTTGGTAGAATTGAAAAATACAAGGAAGCCGCCGATGAGGATTGGCATCTCGACCCATGGTATTGGCCAAGCTGTTCCGGCTGTATGGAATGTGTAAAGGCATGTCCACTCAAAGCAATCAGAGTGAAAAGAAGAGATGATGTTGAAATCAAATCGGGCCATATCTCCTATGGGAAATATGGATGATTCTTTTTTAAAGGGCGCAATGTTTTCAAAAAGGTTTTGAAGAGGGCAAAAATAAAGCAAAACAATTGGTTGTTTGAAATTTGCTGTTTTTCTTGAAAAATCTTCTCCAACTTTGCTTTTAAAAAAAATATTGCATTTTAATTCAAAGCAGTGTTTAAGTATTATAGTTTTAGTTTCATTCACTGCTCTCTATGTTGGGGACAGATTTTTGCCGTTGCGGTAGTTATGGATTAAAACTGTCCTCCCGATGCGTTGATGTGATGTTAGATTGATGATATTGCCTGCTGACGGAGGAAACCATACAACTTGCTAAGGCATATAAAAAAGTTTTCCTCCAGAAGCATTGGATAATTGTTGCTGTGCGATAACTTTAAACGAGGGAGGAGAATCTTATGTGCCATCATTGTATCCAGCACGGAGGCGGTGGAAAATGGTTTTTAGCTGCCCAAAATTTTGCCGCAACTCTTTATAGACGCCGCAGAAAGGAAGCCCAAAAAAAAGCAGCAAAGGCAGAGAAGAAAGTTGGCGAAGTCGTAGGCCCTCATCAGAAACCCCCTGAATATTATATGACTGAAGACGGCGAGTTTGCTCTATCTCCGGGCGC from Candidatus Schekmanbacteria bacterium includes:
- a CDS encoding 4Fe-4S dicluster domain-containing protein, coding for MCHFCTKHGDGGKWFENAANFAAKMYQSRRNKTAKERKEMEEQAKKMKFTQHMGSEAFKIDPETGKMMRPPAKPQPPTIIEDLQSKEGEEKLELKQTRTGFQYIEEKDGSVKVPKGVAVDLDIMFTDLLKEVVDATGVDVTKKPQLKRKVASFMGNYHFGQVVTLEEVLKMVELTYPIGLMQCICRRETRGMMRKGEANFCMSLGVGIYKWERWPETFRGLTFLSVKEAKDMLKHFNKKGYVHSLWTFNVPYIGGICNCEYPVCQGIRGRIDYGVDSIILKGEYCAKPVLENCTGCGYCLKYCQFGAMSMNLSRNKVSIDMKRCFGCGQCEKHCPNSAITMVERRKTPGIADMW
- a CDS encoding 4Fe-4S dicluster domain-containing protein, which translates into the protein MAGMNIIIDKEKCKVPAKCRKCLEVCPQAVFKLHLGRIEKYKEAADEDWHLDPWYWPSCSGCMECVKACPLKAIRVKRRDDVEIKSGHISYGKYG